One genomic region from Hemiscyllium ocellatum isolate sHemOce1 chromosome 13, sHemOce1.pat.X.cur, whole genome shotgun sequence encodes:
- the LOC132821484 gene encoding somatostatin-1-like has protein sequence MWCSRVQCALVLLSIALAVLSAGAAPTADRYRDLLQTSMAAAGPRSKAELIKYNLVQLLSELANAENEALEAEDLPGMAKQDEIRVELERSANANSPQRERKAGCKNFFWKTFTAC, from the exons ATGTGGTGCAGCCGAGTTCAGTGCGCCCTCGTCCTTCTCTCCATCGCCCTGGCAGTGCTGAGTGCAGGGGCCGCTCCCACAGCCGACAGGTATCGCGATCTCCTTCAGACATCCATGGCTGCTGCAGGGCCCCGGAGTAAAGCG GAGCTGATCAAATACAATCTCGTCCAACTGCTCTCGGAGCTGGCAAACGCCGAAAACGAAGCCTTGGAAGCGGAGGATTTGCCGGGGATGGCGAAACAGGATGAGATACGGGTTGAGTTGGAGCGATCCGCCAACGCCAATTCGCCCCAGAGGGAACGGAAGGCGGGCTGCAAAAACTTCTTCTGGAAAACCTTCACAGCCTGTTAA